The genomic DNA GACCCCCGCGAAACACCCGGGGCAGCCGCTGGCCGCAACCCGACCGAACCACGGATGAACACGGAGGCAGGCTTTCACACCTGATCCCGGTGCCCTTCAGGTCCTCTGTGTCCTCGCTGCTTTCTTCGGGGCTGACTTGGCGTTTTTCGAACGGGATGCCACCCCGGGGAGGGTCACCGGCGCGGGGGAAGGCGGCGGTAGCGCTGGACGGCCTGGTTGTGGGACGCCAGGTCGGCGGTGAAGGTGTGGCCGCCCGTGCCGTCGGCCACGAAGTAGAGGTAACGGGTGCTCTCGGGCTTGCAGGCCGCCTTGACGGCCGCCAGGCCGGGGTTGCAGATGGGGCCGGGGGGGAGCCCCGCATAAACGTAGGTGTTGTAGGGGTGGTCCCGCTGGAGGTCGCTCTTGTAGATGGTGGTGTCGGTGGACCGGGTCTCGAGCCACCGGGCGTAGAGGACGGTCGGGTCGCACTGGAGCTTCATCCCCTTCGCCAGGCGATTGTGGATGACGGAGGCCACCCGGGGCCGCTCGGTCGCGATGCCGGTCTCCTTCTCCACCACCGAGGCCAGGGTCACCAGTTCCTCGACCCCGAGCGGCGCGCCCGGGGGCGACGCCTCCCGCAGGACGGGGAGCACCGCGCGGCGGAACCCCCCGACCAGGGTGTCGATGACCTGGATCTCCGTGGCGTCGGGGGAGAGGAAGTAGGTGTCCGGGAAAAGGTAGCCTTCCAGGGTCTCGGCGGCGGGGGCGAAGTCGGCGACGCGGCCGGGGTCCCGCCAGGCGGCCATGTAGGCGTCGAAACGTCCGATCTCCAGCGATTCCAGGTGTCGGAACATCCGGGCGGCCGTCCAGCCCTCGGGGAGGGTCACCTTGACCCGGAAGACGTCGCCCGCGGCCAGTTTCGCCGCCACCTCCACCCCCGTCATGGGCCGGGTGAAGCGGTAGACCCCGGGCTTGAGCTTGTCCCCCAGGCCCTCCCAGCTCAGGTAGCGGGCGAAGATCGGGGCGTCGCGGATGACCCCCCGGGTTTCGAGGTCGCGGGCCACCTGGTCCGCCGACGCCCCCGCCCGGACGGTCAGTTGGGCCCACGGGCCGGTGTAGCCCCGGTACGGCGTCCAGAGGGCGGTGCTCACGCGCTGGTACAGGAGGGCGCCGCCGACGAGCAGAAGGCCCAGGAGCGTGGCCAGGACCCACCAGCGGAGCCGGACCCGCCGGAGCTTCAACCCGAGGCCGGAGACTTTCCGGGGCGCCTCTTCACGGCCCTCCCCGGGGCCGGTCGCCCCCGGCGCCACCGGGGCGGGGGCCGGGGGCGGCCCCAGGGGGCCGGTGATCTCGTCGTCGGGGTCCGGGGGCGCCTCCGGCCCGGGCGCCGGGCCGGGGGACAGGTCGGGGTGGGTCGTCTCCCCGGTCAAGTCCTCCGGTTCGGGCTGAGCACATTCTGCCGGGTCAACAGCTTCGGTGGTCATGATCTCTCGTTTCGGCCGGATTCCACCCGGACCGTCGCGGGCCGGGTGACGCCTTCCCCTGGGGCGGCGAAGGGGCCGCGAACCGGGTGGCCATCCTCTATTACGAAATCGGGCCCGGCGGGGTTCACGGGGCGACGGCGGCCCTCTTTTGATGCCCCGGTCCCGGGCGCTCCAGAATACCAGCACCCCCGGAAGGTGGCAAGCCGATTGTTCCTCCCCCGGGTGTTGTGAGAGAATGGGCGGGTGCGGCGCCCCCGCGGGCGCCTGCGCAAATCGGTCCGGGAGGCGAGCGGGCATGGTCGAGATGGACGGGAACGAGCGGAAGCGGCAGGAGGCGATCCTGGCGGCGGAGCGGATGCTGCAGTCCAACCCGAAGCTGTTCGGGGTCAACGTCTGCGAGGGGGTGTGCATGAGCGTTCGGGAGGCCTCGGAAGCCGAGGAGCCCCTCCAGCGCCTGAGCGCGGTGATGGGGGAGCGCACGGCGGAGCAGCAGCGCTTCCACCGGGTCTTCCTCGCCTGGCGGGAACTGGCGGCCGGCGGGGTCTCGGCACTCTGCCGGCGGCTCGACGGCGCTGAACGGGCGACCCTTCGCGAGGACGCCGGGCGGATCGGGGCGCAGGGCCTGGCCGATTCCCTGGACGCGGTCTCCGGCTGGCTCCGGGACCGGTGCGGCGGGGAGCCTTCCGACGATGCGCTTGCGGACGCCACGGCCACCGAGGCGTTCGCCGGCTTCACCCGCGGGATGGACGCCCGCAGGGCGGAGCTGGCGGGTCAACTGGCCGACCGGCTCCTGGCCTTCGTCCGGGACAACCTCGACCGGTTGGGATAGCCTTTCTCGCGGAGCATCCGGACGGTTGTTTGAACCCGGCCTTCCCGGGTGGGCGCTGTCTTCACCTCGTTGATCCAGTTCACGTACTCCCTGCGGTGGGTGTGGGAGAGCCCCGCAAAGAACTCCGCGATTTCGGGGTCGGCATCCAGGGCCTGGCGCAGGTCGGCGGGGATGTCCACATACGCCGCGTCCTGGTCGGGTGGTCGCTCATGGGGGTTCCAGGGGGGGGGCGCAGGGCATCAGGGGGGGTGTCCGCGCCGGGACGGCGCGTAGGAACGGGGGGATCCGCGCCGGGACGGCGCGTAGGAACCGGGGGGGCCGCGCCGGGACGGCGCGTAGGAACCGGGGGATCCGCGCCGGGACGGCGCGTAGGAACGGGGGGATCCGCGCCGGGACGGCGCGTAGGAACGGGGGGGCCGCGCCGGGACGGCGCGTTGGAACTTCAGTCTTCGGTTCCGGCCTCCTCACCGTCTTCCTCCCCCTCCGGAAGGGGCCAGCGGGCGAGCACGACCGCGTCCCCCTCCCGGTGCCAGCGCTGGAGGATCAGGACGGCGGCGAGGGCGTGGTTGTCGGGCCCGCCCCGTTTCTTGCGGCGCTGGGGCGAACGCAGGATTTCCTCCGCCTCCCGGGTGGAGTAGCGCTCGTCGACACCGAGCACGGGGACCCCGAGCCGCCCTGCCAGCTTGCGGGCCACTTTCCCCGCGCGGCGGGCGGAGTCGCCCACCTCGCCCTGGGGCGTGAGCGGGTAGCCCACCAGGACGACTTCCGGCTGCAGTTCCGCGCTCAGCCGGGTCAGCGAGTCCAGGTCGGCCTTGAGGCTGGCGCGGCGGAGGGTGGGGTGTGTGGACGGGGAGGCGCCGCCGGCGGTGGACGAGGCGATGCCGATGGTCCTTTCGCCGATGTCGAGGCCGAGGATGCGAAGTTGCTGGGTCATGCGTCACCTCATTTCGCGGGGATTGGGGGACCGTCCGCGGCAAAGCGTTCCATCAGGCGCAGGGTCCGCGCGCTGCACCCGCTGAGGATCACCACGAGCGTTTCGGGGTTGCCGTGACGGAGGCCCTCCGTCCAGGCCGCTTCGGGCTCGGGAACGACGGAGAGCATCGCTTCCGTGAAACCCGCCCTCCGGAGGCCCTCCCCCAGCAGGCCGGTCACTTCGCCCGGTTTCCGGCCGCGGTCGTCGATGCCCTCGTAGAGGACCACGCGGTCGAACATCCCGGCGGCGATGCGGCCCATCTGGACGATGTCCTCGTCGGACCGGTCGCCCGGGGCGTCCAGCACCCCGACCTTCCCCTCGGCGAAGGTCGCCAGGAAGTCCTTCAGGGCGAGCAGGCCCTTCTTGTTGTGGGCGTAGTCGAGCAGGACACGGAAGTCCCGGACGCCGACCAGGTTCAGTCGCCCGGGGAGCTTGGCGGCGTCGGGGAAGAACGAGCGGAACCCCTGGCGGATCTTTTCGGGGGGGAGCCCGAAGGCGTGGAGGGCGGCGGCGGCGGCCAGAAGGTTCCCGGCGTTGAGCATGGCCTTCCCCTCGAAGGTCAGGGGGGCGTCCACCAGGTCCATGATCCGGACTTCCTCCCGGCCCTTGAGGATGACCAGGTCGGTCCCGCGGAGGATCGCCGCCGTCCCTCCCTGCTCCACGTGGCGACGGACGTCCGGGTTGGTTTCCCCCCGGCTGTACAGGATCAGGCGGGAGTCCACGCGGCGGGTCATCTCCATCACCAGTTCGTCGTCGGCGTTGAGGACGGCGCAGCCCTCGGGGTAGACCTGTTCCGCCACCACCGACTTCGCGTAGGCCAGGTCCTCGAGGTAGTTGATGTCGTCGGAGCCGAGGTGGTCGTCGGCGACGTTGAGGACGATGCCGAAGTCCGCCCGCTCGTAACCCAGGCCGCGCCGGAGGATCCCCTCCCGGGAGGTCTCGAGCACGGCCACGTCGATGGTGGGGTCGCGGAGCACCAGGGCCACATGCTCGGGGTAGGCGGCGTCTTCCCGGATCAGGCACTTCTCCGCGATGAAGATCCCCTCCGTGGAGGTCATCCCCACCTGGAGGCGCTGCAGGCGCAGGCAGTGGGCGATCAGGAAGGCGGTGGTGGTCTTCCCGAGGGTGCCGGTGACGGAGAACACGGGGATGCGAACGGGGGAGCCCGGGGGGAACATCATGTCCACCACGGGCGCGGCAACGTCCCGGGCGTTGCCCGCGGAGGGGTTGAGGTGCATCCGGAAATCCGGGGCGGCGTTGACTTCCAGGACGACCCCGCCGCCGTCGAGGATGGGCCGGGCGATGTCGGGGGCGAGAACGTCCACCCCCGCCACGTCGAGGCCGATCACCTTGGCGGCACGCTCCGCCAGGAAGCGGTTGACGGGGTGCACGAGGTCGGTGACGTCCTCGGTGTCGCCGCCCGTCCGCGGTTTGGGGGAGACCTTCAGGACCACTTTTCGCCCCGGTTCGGGGACGGCGTCGGGCGACAACCCCTCCCGCGCCAAGAGTTCGAGGGTGTGGGCGTCGAGGTCCACCCGGCTGCGCGGGGTCTTGTCGCCGACGCCCCGGTCGGGTTCCCGGTTGAGGGCGTCCACCAGCTCCGCCACCGTGCGGGCCCCGTCGCCGGTGACGGCGGGAGGCCGAAGGCGGGTCGCGGCCACGAAGCGGTCGTTCACCACCAGCAGGCGGAAGAGGTCGCCCTCCACCAAGGGCTGGACCAGGACGTGGCGGTCGACGGCGGCGGCCCGGGTGAAGGCGGCCTCGATGTCGGCCGGGTCGCGGACCCCGAGGGTGAGCCCCTCGCCGGAACTCCCCTGGAGGGGCTTGACCACCAGCGGGGCGCCCCCGAAGCGGTGGGAAAACCCGGCGATGTCGGCCGGGACGCGGACCCGGGCCGTCTCGGGGACCGGAATCCCGGCGTCCCGGAGCATCCGGACGGCGAGGTACTTGTTGTCCGCGGTGTCCACGGCGATGAAGCCCGTCCCGGCGGTGATGGTGGCGCGGACCCGCCGGGCGTGCCGGCCGGTGCCCAGCTGGACCAGGTTGTACTCGTCGAGGCGGAGGGTCGGGATCCCGCGGTTGCGGGCCGCTTCCACCAGGGCCTGGGTGGAGGGGCCGAGGAGCTTGCGCTCGCGGATGGCGACCAGGTCCGCCAGGGCCCGATCGACATCGAAGGGCCGGGCGAGCAGGATGGCGTTGACGAGGTTCACCGCGGCCTTGCCGGCGTAGATCCCGGCGACGTCGTCCCGGAAGTGGAAGATGACGTTGTAGACGCCGGGCGTGTTGGTGCCGCGGGTCTTCCCGTAGGACACCTTCATGCCGGCGAGGGACTGCAGCTCGATGGCGCTGTGCTCGATGACGTGGCCCAGGAGCGTCCCGTCGATCACCCGGGTGAAAAAGCCGCCCTCGACCCCTTCGGAGCACTTGTGCTGTTCCAGGGTCGGGAGGCGGCGCTTCAGTTCCTCGAAAAACCCGGGGATGAGGTTGGTGAACACCTCGTCGTAGGCCCCCAGGTTGACTCGCATGGCGACGATGGGGTGGGCGCTGAAGTAGTTGGCGCCGAACATCACCTTGATCCCCTGGACGGTCACCGGTCCCGGTTCGATGGGGTAGTCGCGGTACGGTTCCAGGGGATCGTGCATGGGCGCCCTCTATTAACGGTCGTACTTCCCGATCAGCTCCACGAAACGGTCCTCGAGGCGCTCCACCAGCTTGCCGTCGCGGTCGTCACCGGAGGGAAGCTTGAAGTGGGCCTCCTCCTCGCCGTTGCGCAGGACCCGGGCCTTGTTCTCCCGGATGTCCACCAGGATGCCGCCGGGAAGGAGGTCGCGGGCGAGGATCTCCTCTTCCGGGGCCGGGTTGTCGAGGATGACCAGGTCGGCGCCGTGGTGGAACATGCCCGACGCGAGGATCTTCTCCTTCGGGTGGCTGAAGACGGCGAACGCCGTCCGGGGGTTCCGGAGGACGACCTTCACGTTCTGGTGGTGGGAGGTGCCCTTGAAGAACAGGCTGCCGTCGAAGGCGATCCCCTCCTCGGTCAGGGAGCCGAAGCCCGTGCCGGGGGATTGGCGGGACACGATCTGCCGGATCCGGCAGGCCATCTCCGGGGTGATGCGGTTCCCGGCGACGATGGGGACCCGGTCGCTCCCGTCCTCGGGGAAGTGGGCCCGGATGATGGCGCCCGGGACGTCGATGGACGGCCCGATGGCGGGGACCAGGTGCATGAAGATCCCGGGGCCGGCGTTGATCTCGATGATGCCGAAGTTCCCCTCGTCCCAGGGCTTGGAGATGTCCTTGCAGAGGACGTCGATGCCGAGGCAGGTGACGTTGAAGAAGCGGGCGATGTCCTCCACCATTTTCACGTTTTTCGGGTGGATGGCGGGCGTGACGTTGATGGAGACGCCGCCGGCGGAGATGTTGGCCACGCGGCGCAGGAAGACCCGCTGGCCGGCGTCGGGGACGGTGCGCAGGTTCATGCCCTGGAGGGTGAGGAACTCCACCAGGTTCTCGTCCACCTTGATCTTGCAGAGCGGGGAGCGGGCGTTGTCGATGCGGGCGACGGTGGCGTTCTCCTTCTCGATGAGGGTTTCGATGGTGTCGGCGCCGTTGCCGTCCACGTAGGCGGGCACCCGCTGGAGCGCCGCCACGAACTTGCCCTTCACCGACAGCAGGCGGTGGTCGGTGCCCTCCACCTGCTGCTCCACGATGGCGCCGTCGAAGTACACGCCGGCTTCCTTGGCCTGTTCCTTGATGTTCCAGAAAGCCTGCCGGACCTCGTCGGCGGAGCGGACCCCGGTGGTCACGCCCTGGCCCTTGTGGCCGGCCACGGGTTTCACCACCACGGGGTAGCCCAGGGCCTCGGCCTGCTCGACGATCTCGTCCTCGTGGAAGCAGTTCTTGCCGATGGGAGTGGGGAACCCGCACATCAGCAGGAACTCCTTCACCATGTCCTTGTACATGGTGAACTCGGTGTCCTTGATGCCGTCCACGCTGAAGGTGGTGGAGCGCCCGCGGACCTGCCGGACCCCGTAGCCCCACATGAACTGGTTTTCCTCCCAGAGGTAGTGGACGGGGATGCCGCGCTTGAGGCCCGCCTCGATGAGGGAGTAGAGGGTGGGCCCGCCGAAGAGGGTGCGGTCGAAGTCGGCCTGGAGGCGCTTCCAGTCCTCGGCGAAACGGCGGGGCTCGCGGCGCTCCGCGAGGTCGCGGAAGAGGTCGGAGAGGGCGTCGACGGCGTCCTCGGTGACCCGCTCGTCGAAGAAGGCCACGGCGATCTCGTAGCCCTCCGGGACCTCGGCGACGCTCCGGTCGCGGAGGTACAGGTCCATGTCCATCCGCAGGACGTGGAGGAGGGCCTCGGCGAAGAGTTCGCCCGTGTTGGCGCACTCCCGCTGCGCGAGCGGCGGGAAGAGCCCGTGGAGGGCCGGGGCGAAGCGGTCGGCGCCGCGCAGCTCCGGGGGGACGGCCAGGGTGAAGACCCAGGCGGGGCAGTTCATGTAACGGTTCGACCCGTTGAGGACCCGGACCGGTTTGGACTCGAAATCGCGCATGCTATCCTCCAGATGGTGTTGTTCGGGACAAGGTGCCGGACGTCGGGCCGCCCGGCCGGGGGGCGGTCGCCGGTCCTGCATCCGGGAGCGGGGTTCGGCACGCTACCGGGGAAAGCCCAAGCTACCCGAATCGACGGGGAAAGTCAAGGACGACGGTCCCGCTAAAAGTCGCGAAAGGGAGATTTCCCGCGAATAACACGAATATATGCGAATTTATAACACGAATAATATCTAAAGATTATTGATTTCTGATTCGCGTTCATTCGCGTGATTCGCGGGCAAAAACAATACTCTTTGCGCGGAGGTCAATGTTGTCGGGGGGTGTCGGGCCGCGGCCTGAAACAACAAAGCCGGCGGCCCGGGGGGGCCGCCGGCGAGAAAGAGGCAGGGGTCAGTACTGCCACTTGATGGGGAAGTCCCCCGAGTGCGTGATGTAGAAGAAGGCGTCGCCTTCGGGCGGTATCGTGAAGCAATACGGATAGGACGCGTTGATGGTCCCCTCGATTCGCCAGCCGCCCTGGTAGAGGTCGTAGACAAAGAGCGTTCCGGCAGTGTAGTCGGTGGCGTAGAGGAGCTTGCTGTCCGGGGAGAGGGCGAGGAAATAGGTGTCGCCCGAGAGGCTGATCGTTCCGGAGGTGGCGAAGGTGCTGCCGTTGACTTTCAGGATCGAGGCGGTGTCCGTCGCGATGTAGATGGTGCCGTCGATGGTGCTCTGGACGAAGTTGCGCGGGGTCTGGGACAGCGCGGTCGTGTTCTGCGTGTGCCCGACGGTGTCGTAGCGGATCAGCGTGTCGTTCGCCTGATTGGTGATCAGCAGGTAGCGCGAGTCGTTGGTGAACTTGCATTCGTACAGGTCGCCGCCGGTTATGGTGCCGGAGGTCACCAGGCTGTAGCCGTCGTCGATGTCCCAGATCCGGTATTCGGTGTCGGCGCTGG from Acidobacteriota bacterium includes the following:
- the cphA gene encoding cyanophycin synthetase, whose product is MHDPLEPYRDYPIEPGPVTVQGIKVMFGANYFSAHPIVAMRVNLGAYDEVFTNLIPGFFEELKRRLPTLEQHKCSEGVEGGFFTRVIDGTLLGHVIEHSAIELQSLAGMKVSYGKTRGTNTPGVYNVIFHFRDDVAGIYAGKAAVNLVNAILLARPFDVDRALADLVAIRERKLLGPSTQALVEAARNRGIPTLRLDEYNLVQLGTGRHARRVRATITAGTGFIAVDTADNKYLAVRMLRDAGIPVPETARVRVPADIAGFSHRFGGAPLVVKPLQGSSGEGLTLGVRDPADIEAAFTRAAAVDRHVLVQPLVEGDLFRLLVVNDRFVAATRLRPPAVTGDGARTVAELVDALNREPDRGVGDKTPRSRVDLDAHTLELLAREGLSPDAVPEPGRKVVLKVSPKPRTGGDTEDVTDLVHPVNRFLAERAAKVIGLDVAGVDVLAPDIARPILDGGGVVLEVNAAPDFRMHLNPSAGNARDVAAPVVDMMFPPGSPVRIPVFSVTGTLGKTTTAFLIAHCLRLQRLQVGMTSTEGIFIAEKCLIREDAAYPEHVALVLRDPTIDVAVLETSREGILRRGLGYERADFGIVLNVADDHLGSDDINYLEDLAYAKSVVAEQVYPEGCAVLNADDELVMEMTRRVDSRLILYSRGETNPDVRRHVEQGGTAAILRGTDLVILKGREEVRIMDLVDAPLTFEGKAMLNAGNLLAAAAALHAFGLPPEKIRQGFRSFFPDAAKLPGRLNLVGVRDFRVLLDYAHNKKGLLALKDFLATFAEGKVGVLDAPGDRSDEDIVQMGRIAAGMFDRVVLYEGIDDRGRKPGEVTGLLGEGLRRAGFTEAMLSVVPEPEAAWTEGLRHGNPETLVVILSGCSARTLRLMERFAADGPPIPAK
- the ruvX gene encoding Holliday junction resolvase RuvX, whose amino-acid sequence is MTQQLRILGLDIGERTIGIASSTAGGASPSTHPTLRRASLKADLDSLTRLSAELQPEVVLVGYPLTPQGEVGDSARRAGKVARKLAGRLGVPVLGVDERYSTREAEEILRSPQRRKKRGGPDNHALAAVLILQRWHREGDAVVLARWPLPEGEEDGEEAGTED
- a CDS encoding acetate--CoA ligase family protein; the protein is MRDFESKPVRVLNGSNRYMNCPAWVFTLAVPPELRGADRFAPALHGLFPPLAQRECANTGELFAEALLHVLRMDMDLYLRDRSVAEVPEGYEIAVAFFDERVTEDAVDALSDLFRDLAERREPRRFAEDWKRLQADFDRTLFGGPTLYSLIEAGLKRGIPVHYLWEENQFMWGYGVRQVRGRSTTFSVDGIKDTEFTMYKDMVKEFLLMCGFPTPIGKNCFHEDEIVEQAEALGYPVVVKPVAGHKGQGVTTGVRSADEVRQAFWNIKEQAKEAGVYFDGAIVEQQVEGTDHRLLSVKGKFVAALQRVPAYVDGNGADTIETLIEKENATVARIDNARSPLCKIKVDENLVEFLTLQGMNLRTVPDAGQRVFLRRVANISAGGVSINVTPAIHPKNVKMVEDIARFFNVTCLGIDVLCKDISKPWDEGNFGIIEINAGPGIFMHLVPAIGPSIDVPGAIIRAHFPEDGSDRVPIVAGNRITPEMACRIRQIVSRQSPGTGFGSLTEEGIAFDGSLFFKGTSHHQNVKVVLRNPRTAFAVFSHPKEKILASGMFHHGADLVILDNPAPEEEILARDLLPGGILVDIRENKARVLRNGEEEAHFKLPSGDDRDGKLVERLEDRFVELIGKYDR
- the mltG gene encoding endolytic transglycosylase MltG, whose protein sequence is MTTEAVDPAECAQPEPEDLTGETTHPDLSPGPAPGPEAPPDPDDEITGPLGPPPAPAPVAPGATGPGEGREEAPRKVSGLGLKLRRVRLRWWVLATLLGLLLVGGALLYQRVSTALWTPYRGYTGPWAQLTVRAGASADQVARDLETRGVIRDAPIFARYLSWEGLGDKLKPGVYRFTRPMTGVEVAAKLAAGDVFRVKVTLPEGWTAARMFRHLESLEIGRFDAYMAAWRDPGRVADFAPAAETLEGYLFPDTYFLSPDATEIQVIDTLVGGFRRAVLPVLREASPPGAPLGVEELVTLASVVEKETGIATERPRVASVIHNRLAKGMKLQCDPTVLYARWLETRSTDTTIYKSDLQRDHPYNTYVYAGLPPGPICNPGLAAVKAACKPESTRYLYFVADGTGGHTFTADLASHNQAVQRYRRLPPRR
- a CDS encoding YdeI/OmpD-associated family protein, yielding MDIPADLRQALDADPEIAEFFAGLSHTHRREYVNWINEVKTAPTREGRVQTTVRMLREKGYPNRSRLSRTKARSRSAS